A segment of the Lepus europaeus isolate LE1 chromosome X, mLepTim1.pri, whole genome shotgun sequence genome:
TTAAGTTAATAATTTAGATTTAAGTGGTCCTacattggtttttttgtttggtttttttggagggtggtttctttcttttttttttttttagaaaacttttatttaataaatataaattttgtccTACATTATTAAACCTTTCTGtggaaatgtttaaaaagaattgcTGATACATCCATCAACACAGAGGCACTTAACATAATGCTTAGCAAAAGAAGCCAGattcaaaagcatacagattATATCATTCCTTTTATATGAAATCCAGTCAAAATTGATCTgtgaaggccagcactgtggtgtagcaggtaaaactgtcgcctatagtgccagcatctcatatgggcaccggtttgagtcccggctgctccatttccaatccagatccctgctaatggcctgggaaagcagatgtcctaaaaatgttctatgtcttcatcttGCTAGTGGCTATAAAATATGCATATGTGTAATAATCTATTTAACTGTACACTTAATATGTGTACACCTCACTATACTCAAATTATAGTCAATTAATTAAAGACAATGTGGAATTGGTGCAAAGGTAGACAAACAGtctaatgaaacagaatagaccagaccagaaagagagacagagagagacttttgtttttatatatgatTACCTAACAACAACAAAGTCTCCACTCCAATTCAATGGGGCAaagggtggtttttttttcaataaatagtacAAAAAAATACAACTCTTGGCTATATAAAGAAATTAACCTTGATCCCTACCTCACATCAAATTTAACTCAAGATGGAGCATACAGTTaaatgtgaaaggaaaaaaaaatttctaaaaatatatgagTAGCCAGGAATTTATTAAACACAAAGCAgaatcataaaaggaaaaaaagctgataaattggacttcatagTATTCACATACTGAAAGAAGATATTcatgaaatacacacacatacacacacactcataacCAGCTGCAGATTGATAAGACATAAATTTCAAATGTGCAATGGCCAAAATATTTGTACAAGGCTCTCAATTAAAATGATATCTACACAGTCAAAAATCATGTGAAGATAGTTTACATCATTGTTCATTcaagaaatgcaaactaaaaccacaatgacattGCACTAGACACCCACCAGAATAGCTACTATCGAAGGGACTGAAAATGCTGAATGTTGCCAAGAATGTGGCACGCCTTAAACTGTCTCATGCTGCTGGTGCGACTatacattcattcaacaattCTGGAAAAATATTTGGCAGTGTCTACTAACATTCATAACTCAACATCTCCAATCCTAGGTATATGTATTTCCAAGAGCAGTGAGGCAATCCATACACCAAATAGCATATATGAGAAGGTTCATAACAGCTTCCTTCATAGCCTCAAATTGGAAAATAGGTCAAATGTCCATCCACAgtagaatggattttaaaaactgttatagtcatacaatggaatacatACAGTATTACATACAGTCATATACAGCAATAGAAAATCATGAACTACTTCTAACCAAAGTAATATGGCTAAATCTCAACAAAATAGTGATTGAGAGAAGGCAGACACAAAatgcttccatttatttttttaagatttattttatttatttgaaatggcagagtttacagagagaaagagagagagagagagagagagagagagagagagagagagagagatctttcagtcattggtttactcccccaaatggctgcaatggccagggctcggccaggctaaagctaggagccaggagcttcatctggtctttcccatgggtgcaggggcccaagcacctcggccatcttctactgcctgaccaaagcagggaactggatcggaagaggagcagctgcgactaaaagcggcacccatataggacgctggcgctgcaggtagaggctttagcccactggaATGTTTTAGACTTTAGTGTGTGGTGGTTACATGGATGCATACATATGCAAAAATTCATTGAGTTCTATTCCGAAGTAAAAATGGACTCTGGAGTAGTATACCTCACTGAGTGCAAACCTATAACTCAATGCTAAATTGAAttaagagacacacacacaaaaatgtttaTAGAAGTATTTTTATGGTGCTGTAGTATCCAATTAGAAACAATCCAACTGTCAATCAATATATGCATGGGTAAACAAAATTccaatggaacattattcagccataaaagatgAAGCATTGATATATGCCACAGTTTGGGGGAActttgaagacattatgctaagtgaaagaaggcagAGACATGAAGGAAAAAGGTTACATGGTTCCACTGATATGAGGTGCTTACAATTGGCAAACTCATGGACACAAACTAGAATGGTAGTTACAAGGGTGTATGAGGGCGTGGGAAATGGTCTATTATTAAATGGgcacagagtttcagtttggaaTGATAAAGTTCTAGAAACAAATAATAGTAATGACTGCACACTACTGTGAATGGACTAAATGCCAGTGAACTGTATATTTTTTAACGAtgtgtttatttagttgaaaggcagagttaccaagaggcaaGCTGTCACTTTACAGCATGTGAATTCATCTCCGTCTTAAAGAGGAACGGGAAAAGCTGTTTTTCAAAAGtcgctggcttttttttttttttctaagtctttaTTATGGAGACTTAGACTCACCTGGAGGTAGATTCTGTCTGCACAGCGTGCTGCCTAGTGGGCGTGGAAGCCAGGGCTGTTTATGAAGTGTCTTCACCTTGGGGGTGGAGGGGCACAGGAaatgggagaggcagagcaaaTGTGTGGAGCCGGGTGGGAGCCGGGAGGGCGCCATGCGGGCGCTGCCTCGGCTTCCAGGCGGCGTGCCTATGCGGGCGGCGGCGTCTAGCCGTCGCGGCTTCCCGAAGGTGAGCGCAAGGTGCTGAAGCCGCTGCTTTCGGGAAACCTGCTGTGCGGCTGGGCCGGAGCAGCGCACCTTCCTGCCCTGGGAGCGGAGTGTGGAACAAAGTTGTAATGGGGCGGATACTTTTCCTCCGCTTCTCATCTCCCTTCAGAAGCCCGCACTACTGATGCTTCTGGCAAACTGCGATTTGGAGCAGTGGGACAGAGCCCCCTTGCTTTGGCCACTCGCCAACTCCAACAGGAACACAGTAAATGCTGGCGGCAGGCGCTGGCCCTTGGCCACTTTGTCAGCACAAGAGTGAGCATCCTTTTGTGTATCCGGGGATACCTGGAAGACATTTTGCACAGGGGGGCAGTCAGCCTAAGGTACAGCAGTCCAGCTGGTGGAGCCACTGTAACTTGAGCTTGAAAAGTTAGCATGACCACAGTCTATACTGAGCTGGGCAAAGCCTGGATTGCACATCTACGTCTGCATAACTCTGTGTCTACATGTAGGTGCATGTAAGTGTGGTGTCCTACTGTGTATTATTTTGAATCTGCTTTGTTTCACCAGTTCATTCTGAGTATAACCTTGTGGGCAGAGATGCTTTGTCCAACACCAGGAGCCCCGCCCAGTGCCTGGACAGCTAACCACAAGCCTTTCTACTTCCCACTCCGAGGCCTCCCACACTGCCTTGTGAGcttctgttcctggctcctagcggCCTCTGGGGTCATGACATTATCAGGGCTTGGTTTCATTCCTTCCCCAGGGGTTAAATAGGATCCGCCTGTTTTCAGAAACCAGCAGCTCAACAGCAAGCAGACCAGGTTATCCAATGTCAACACACCAATaagccctcctcccccagccacctCGGCACAGCTTGCTAAGTGAAGACTCGGAGGTAGGCGGCCTCCATGACTTGCTCTGGAATAGTCCGAGCCTGTGGCAGGGATGGCACTTGATCCCCCCAAAGTCAACGCTTTTCCAATCCCCCTCAGCCTGTACATCCTCCCCACAATCTGGTGGAAGAAATATATTTATCAAGAAATCACACACTAAAGCCGCAAAacactttttatttcattgttatcACAAATAGAGAATAGAGTTAAGGCAGTATAATACATTTCCATTTGTCCTTTACAAGCTTGTGTACAGTAAACTTTGCCTAAAATGTCAATTTGAATACACAATTCAATTTTTTCATTAAacagcaggttttttttcccccttgaaaTCTAGAGAAAAATCATTTCCTGGGCCATCAAGTATGCTAACACAAGATAGCTACGGCTTCACACTGCATATCACTGAGCCTCAGTCCACTGGTGGGTAGCATCTCTCTCTCCAGGAACAAGGAGAAATACTCAGGTACAACTTCCCCAGCAGTACTCCATCTGCTTCTGGCTATCAGGTATGACTTCAACTTCCTTTGTTAAtgagaatgtaaaatgtaaaCAGTGATTGTGTAAAAACATTTTGCTGTTTAAAAACAACTGAggtaaaaaaaaagtagttataaaatatattaaaagcatAACTGTAATTGGTCCTAGCAACCATATGTTTGGATTTTAGGAGAAACTGATTCATGAATGGATTTGTTTCTGTGGAAGTAAATGAAAGAAAGCCCtggcaaacattaaaaaatatacaccaaaagcaaataaagcaaaaacatcTCATCATTCATAACCGTGTTTGACTATAAAAATCAGCAGTGATGTTTGAATTCTCACAAAACACGGACTGGTGTAACCGTGTCTTTCCTTCTGCCATATGATCCCATAGGcagaaaagtttttttaataaGACATTATCAAACTCTATTCTTCAGACATGGGTCATATTTTGTTGCTGAGATTTACAAGAGAAGCTTCCAAGTACTTGCACTTGATCACAACTGCTTTTCTGACTGCCCTTGAAATACAATAGAGTCACGCACTGACAAAGAGAAGGCTGCGGTCACATTGGGTTCACAGAAGCCTTCACCAGGACACTTTGACCATTGCGCATGCACTCCTCCCCCACGCCTCGGAGAGTGGGAGAAGAAAGCAGGAACAAGgcagagaaaaggaggaaaggtgagaaagagtgacacaggaatgggaagaaaaagcaaagtcttaaatTGCAGGCATTACTGAAGGTCAACCATAGCAGAAACAACAGATTTTCTTAAGGGAAATCTTGTCTGCAGAGTTGCAAGCGCACACACGCACaggtattttgtttttgcttttgttctttccAGGACGCGATGTCAAGGAGAAGTATGCATGAAAGCTCTGACCACGTCAGTGGGTCAGCATCCAgctgtgtctctgtccctgtgtAAATGCGGTAGGGATCTCATTTAGGATTACATAGGCAAATCAAACTGGAGAGGGGGACCACTGCCAGGCCACCTGCCAAAAGCATTTTCACACAGCCATTTCATAAGAATCATTTTCAACATCAATAACCACAACCTCATGGGAATCGTTGGTGGCAGTGGCGACTACAGTAGGGTCAGGAAGGGCAGCAGCAGACTCCAGCTGGCTGGCCTTAGGCTTGGGGGACCCAGTGGTGGGACTGGAagcaggctcagagaggtcacTGACATCAGACTCCAGGTGACTGGAGGTGGTGGTCTCCAGGTATTGGGAGGCAGAGAACTCAGAGTGGCCAACAGCAGTGGGCTCAGCATGGCTGCTAGTGGCAGGCTCAGGGTGGTCAGAGACAACAGGATCCAGATAGCCGGCAGCAGTAGGCTCAGGATGCCTGGCAGCAGGCCTGATGTGGCCAGTGGGAGGTGTAGAGTGCCTGGCGGCAGGGCTGAGAGCAGGCTTGCCAACAGAGCGGTGGAGACCAGCAACAGGCTTAGGGTGACTGCAAGTGGGCTTGAAATGGACAGAGGCAGGCTTGAAATGGACAGAATCAGCCTTGAAGTGGACCAAGGCAGGCTTAGGGTAGATTGTGGAAGACTTGGAGCGGCCAGAGGCAGCCTTGGAGTGCCTAGGGACAGACTTGTAGTGGCTAGAGGCAGGCTTACGGTATGCAGAGGCGGACCTGGAACGGGACTTGGGGTGGCCAGAGGCATGGTCGAGGTGGCCAGCTGCAGCACCACCAGGTAGTAGAACATTCCGGACACCCATCGGGGTTCCCTCCACAGCAGGACAGGCAAGGGCACTCTCTTGCTCATGGGCTTGTTCATGGGCTTGGGCACGGGCACGGGCGCGGGCACGGGCTCGAGCCATGGCACGAGCCTCCTGCATCTCACGGATATCGGTGATGAGGCCAGAGAGGAACAGGATAGGGTGCCTTATagcgtggaagatggtccagtatTCGCGTCGGAAGTTCTCATTGAGGAGCCCATAGATCACAGCATTGAGGCAGCTGTTGAAGTAGGCTATGAAGTAGGCTGCAAGATAAAGCCAATTGGGGATCTTGCTTGCCATGTCCTTCGGACTGAGAGCTACCAAGACAGTGAGCACATTGATTGGGCACCAGCACATTGCAAAGAGGAGGAAAATCACAAACATGGTTAGAAAATTGCGAACCTCAGCAAGTTGGTTGTCGGGATTCTGTCCAGCCGGGTCACGGGCCGCCAGCACTCTGGTCCAGATTCTTGTGTAGCAGAAACCCActaggaggagagggaagacGAAGTGGATGCAGACGATGGTCACGACAAAGACAGGGTTGTCCAGGTAGTTGAAGATGCAGGTGTAGGTGCGAGGATCATACTCAATGGTGCCGATGTACATGTTGGGCAGCACAGCCAGGACAGTCATGATCCAGGTGACCACCAGGTAGATACAGGTGTTGCGCATGCTGAAGATGCGTTCATATTGGAGGCTATGGCAGATGTAGCAGTACCGGTTGATGGCGATGGCCAGGATATTGAAGATGGAACCGACCACACTCAGCCCTGTGATGAACCCGACCATCTGGCACTGGAACTGGCTCAGATCCCATCCTCCAATGGACATGGTGTGCAGCATGAGAGGATAGGGGTAGATGGCCACCAGTATATCGGCTGCAGAGAGGCTGACGACAAAAATGTTGCCTGGAAAAcacatgggggagggaggagggaaacaCAGGAGAGTAATGGTTAGAGTATGGAAATCTACAGATTGCAGGTGGAGGAAAAGGCCAGCTGCTTTAGGGATGGCTTCGAATTCTTTTACAGATACGCAGTcatgttctttgtttttatttacaaaaacgtTCCAGGGAATTCTGATGCACAGCCAGGCTCGGGACACCTGTCCTTTGCCCACCATTTTCCTTATAAACAGTGTCATCTGTGGGAGAGAAGTGAACATGACACAGAAGGCAGCGAGCGCAGAAGCCCTGTGAGGAAACTGTCATGCTGCTGTCATTTTCAGAGAAAAACTAAATGGGAAGtcttggggagggggtgtggggggggggcagagcaggAAGAGCGAAGAGTTAAAGAAGCTATTGAGGAAGGCTGGAGAGGGGAGCAAGGCAGAGCCTGGAGGGATGTCTGGAAGCCTCAACCTAAGCGAAAGAAGAAATTAGCGCTCTCCCATTCTGAGAAGGGCATTACAGACCGTCCTTGTAAGCCTCTTCCAAAGGGATGACACACTCCTGGAAGCCCACTTACCATTTCCGAGGCAACCTAGGCTGGAAAACTGAGGGAGGGGGAGCGAAGCCTTGTGAAACTTAATCTGAGACGAAAGAAATAGGGGCAGAAGAGAGGAAACTGGAAATCCCCCGCAAGGATTCCAGAAGTGCCTGCTTCGTGTCCCTACCCTCACCGTCGCTCAGAGCTGCGCACAGGCTGGTCCCGAGCCCCCAGGCGGCTCCCGGCGCTTATCTACAGGCAGCCCGCGGCCCAAACATGAACAGGCAAGGGGGAGCCGCTCAATCCCGTTTTGTCGGTCAGCGGTAGGAACTTTCCCGTACAACTTTTCACGCATAGCCGAAGGAAGAAGCCCAGTGCGGGCGCAGAGCCCTCTTTTTTTCCGGAACACCTCGTTGCTCATTAACACTGGTTTGGCAAAATACTGCACTGGGAGAAAATGAGCGCTTTTTGCAAGGGCGGAGGTACGGCTCCTTGTGCCCCGTTCCGACGGCGCAGCCAAGAACCCGCCTCAGCGCTTTCTACAGAAGAAGTTCTTTCTAGGGTTTTCCCTCAAAGTAGTACATTGAAGGGCagaggtggggtggagtggggtaaGCGAGGGAGGGAATCCCTAAAAACTAAAACCACAACCACCGTGAAAACCTTTATTTGAATTACAGAACGAAATCAAAGAGAAAGGAACGAAACGGAAAAGCAAAGAAAGTGGGCTTCACGGGCGCTCCCTGGGACTCCGCGGGTTCGCCCAGGGCTCGGCCTCGCGTTTCGGAGAAACCCAGGAGAAATCAGACACGCCCACCAGAGTTTGGATGCCAAGTTTTAATGGCGATGCGTTTTGAAAATTGGGTGGTGCTTTGTAATTCCTCCTCCAAGACCCCGCCCGGACTCCTCTCCTCCGTCTTTCTCAGACCACcgctccccccgcccctgcctcagTCGCCTGAGAACCTGAAAGTGAAGACCCCCGGCGccgccttctccctcccccaacccccagcgcGCAGGCCCTTTGCCCCTCCTACTCCCCTCCAGAGCCTTCTCCCTCCCAACCTGCAAACGGGGGCTCGCCGCTTTGCACCGGTGCGCTCCCGGCACCACGGCACAGATCGCGCTGCGCGGCATCCTCCCGCGCTTCTCCCCAGACCCTCTCGCTGTTGGCTCCGTCCCTTGGGGTGGGGGTTCCCCCTCGCCACTCCAGACCCCAGTGCTTTGCAGTCGCCCACTGCCCCCTCTGAGCTCTTCTGTCCTTCTGCCGCTCCCCTCCTGGTTCTGCAACCTTCTATCCCACTCCCACCCGCCACACGAAGCTCTCGATTCTCTCTGCCGCCCCGTCCTGCGACCTCCCCCAGTACCCGCTTACGGATCTTGGGATCTCCGCGGACTCCGCCGTCGCTGCCACAGCCTGCTGAGCCCAGCCTGCCGCGCGCCAGTCTGGGCTGTGCGCCTTGGGACGGGCGGACTCTCGCAGGCTCCGATCTCCCTGCTCGATACTCAGGCGCGGGGATCTGCGCTCCGCTGGGGAGCTGCCCAAAAGCCACTCGGGGGACCCAGGGCTGCGGCGAGTGGGGTCTCGGACGGATTTGAGCGCTGCCTTGGCGTGGCGCTCAGGTAagcgccgccgcggccgccgcggccgccgcgcacTTAACTTTCTAAGAGCGGGTGACAGTCCGTTAATTCGGACAGCCGTGCCGCGGCACGGCCACTCCTGCGGCGTCTGGCTCTGCTGACTGTCCCGGGGCGGCCACCAGACGCTCCGCACAGGTGCCTGCTCCCTCTGAATCAGGTTGCAGACGCGGCAGGGTTTAGCGCGCTTCCGCGCACAGCGGggaccccaccacccaccccgggCTTCGCAATTGGATGCCTTAGCTAATTCTCTGAGCTCCCCTGTCCTTGAGAACTTCTAAGTTAACGGGACCGCCGCAGAACATCCCCTCCGCCAACCTTGCGGGGAATTTGGGTGCAGGGACGTTCAATATGAGGGCACTGTCCATGGGTTGTCTATTTGGGCCGCTCAAACTAACACCCTAGGGGTCGCAAGTTGCTGCACCTTGGGTAGAAAGAGGGAAGGGTGGCTTACCGGAATTTCGGAGCTTCTTGTTCCTTGTCACAGCCAAAATGACCATGGAGTTGCCGATCAGGTCTACGACAATGGTAATAACCATTGCGCAGAACATGAAGGTGATTAGAGCCGGTGGGTAGTCTGGCTGAGGCAGCTTGCAGCCAATACAGCCGAATGGGGTGGGAAACGCTAGGGTAGGCCCCATGTTGATCCTGGAGACCTTTAAGATCTCCCTGCGCGCTCGGGATCAGTAGCCGGTCCCGACAGCGAACACCTGCTCCGTCCGTGGCCAGCAGCTCCAGGAAAGCGTGCTGCCCTCTCTGAGAGTCAGAGAGCGAATAACAGCCTCCCGCCCCTCTCCGATGAGCTTTTAAAGCCTCAAGAGGTGACTAGTCCAACCCCTAGTCCCGCCCCTGGACCAATCAGAGCTGTCTGACCACCCCCACTTTGGACACCAACTCTTCTTGGGCAAATCCACATCGAATGAGGTGTTGTCTTGCTTCTGCCCTGCCTTGTTTGTGCTTCCCCTCTAGCCAGCCACCCCCTCCCAATTCCCCAGGTACCTTACTTCGTGACTAGCTCGGAGTTCAGTTCCCCCTCCCTACCAATAGCTGTGCGTCGTTTTCTAGCAAGTTGTTCTCTTTCCCCCAGCCCACAGCAACAGCCAGCAAACAGAAACACCTGTAGATTGCAGAGCAGAGCTGGCGTGGAGTCGTGGACTTTCTGTGGAAGTCCAGTGCCTTCCGAAGCTAGTCTGCACCCCCCAGTAGGGTGTAGGGAACAGCTGACAACCCCTTGAACCCACTAGTCATCACCCCTAAGTCTCCTTGAGAAATGTATCCCACTCCCAACACTTTCGCGTATCAGGAGCCTTCTGCACCGTACACGGAGAAAGGGTCAGCTGGGAGAGCCCCCCTCCCAAACAGGAGTCCTTGAATCTAGGGAATTTATCTCGAGACGCTTCCCACCAGGAGCCGGTGGACTCCCTTAGCGGCAGCTGCTAGTGCCTGCTCAGTCCCGTGCGGTTCTTTCGCTCTGCATCAGGAAATGCACCCTGTGCTTCATTTCCCCTTTTTTGGGGAAAAAGTAAAACGGGCAAGAAAGCCCTTCTCTTGGGTCATCGCTTTCCGACGAAACCGGAGGCGAATGGCTCCGgcttctcttccctcttctgggTGCTGCGGAGCAGTTAGGCGGCTAGAGCTGCACGGCAGCGGCGGGAAGGGACGCTGATGTGCCCGGTGGCGCAGCGGCTCGCGCCCCTCGCCCTAATCAGCACTCTCTCAGTTCTGCTCCCTTCTCATCCGCTGCTGGGGGGCTCATTTCGACCCCTTCCCTGTCGGGCCCTCCCGTCATCGCCTCCCGCGGAGGATCTTCCTCCCCAGACGTTAAGGTCGCCTGCGGTGCGCCGAGAATCTTGAAGCGCACGGGACAAGGGAAATCCGTATGAAACTAACGGGGCACGATTCGGACACTCTCTCCTTCGACAACTTTGCTCAGGGCAGTGCATTTCGGCGGACTACTTGAAGTACCGTCTCTTGTCCAGAAGCGTCCCAGGAAATCTCAGCCGGCAGCCTAAAACTCGGTCCACACCAGCCTTCCTGCTGCTGTTGGGGAGAGGGGTTGCCCTGGTTGGGAGCGCCACCGTCTGGACACAGCCGCGCCCCTGCCCCGGTAAGGCTAGGAGgcggccacaggaggaggctggggctgggctccgcGTCGGATTTCAGCCTTCCGAGACTTTAGCGAATAAACAGACAGGGCTGAAAACCGAGATTGCGGGCACTTTCTCTAACGCGAACGCCCGGAGCGGAATCGTGGCTCCTTGCTGGAAAGGCGCCCACTCCACCCTGCCTAGTCACTCACAAAGCAATCAGGCGCGAATTACCAGGTCCCGCCTGGAGCCTTTTCACATTCGGTATCTCACTGCTCCTCCCTGACCCGAGTTGGCCGGGTTCCCTCCCACCTCCAGTGTCATCGTAGGATTTTCCCTTAAACGCAGCCGCGAGGACCCGCTCTGCGGTCGTCTCTCCCCAGCTGTGCACTTTTGACAGAGGCCAACAGCCAAAAGGCAGTCCACACCTTGAACTATCTTGTAACATCCACGTCAGGCTTGCTCACGCAGATGCCCCCAGGGTTCAGCTCCTTTCGATAGTGAGGAAGGACGGCTTTAaagtcaaataaacaaagtaCATTTGAAGAGGggataaaagaaaatacacattctGGTGACTTAACAACACAAGATTCTCCTTGCCGGCAAACAAACCCGTAAGGAAAATTCAGGTTATTTC
Coding sequences within it:
- the GPR50 gene encoding melatonin-related receptor, coding for MGPTLAFPTPFGCIGCKLPQPDYPPALITFMFCAMVITIVVDLIGNSMVILAVTRNKKLRNSGNIFVVSLSAADILVAIYPYPLMLHTMSIGGWDLSQFQCQMVGFITGLSVVGSIFNILAIAINRYCYICHSLQYERIFSMRNTCIYLVVTWIMTVLAVLPNMYIGTIEYDPRTYTCIFNYLDNPVFVVTIVCIHFVFPLLLVGFCYTRIWTRVLAARDPAGQNPDNQLAEVRNFLTMFVIFLLFAMCWCPINVLTVLVALSPKDMASKIPNWLYLAAYFIAYFNSCLNAVIYGLLNENFRREYWTIFHAIRHPILFLSGLITDIREMQEARAMARARARARARAQAHEQAHEQESALACPAVEGTPMGVRNVLLPGGAAAGHLDHASGHPKSRSRSASAYRKPASSHYKSVPRHSKAASGRSKSSTIYPKPALVHFKADSVHFKPASVHFKPTCSHPKPVAGLHRSVGKPALSPAARHSTPPTGHIRPAARHPEPTAAGYLDPVVSDHPEPATSSHAEPTAVGHSEFSASQYLETTTSSHLESDVSDLSEPASSPTTGSPKPKASQLESAAALPDPTVVATATNDSHEVVVIDVENDSYEMAV